A DNA window from Myxocyprinus asiaticus isolate MX2 ecotype Aquarium Trade chromosome 15, UBuf_Myxa_2, whole genome shotgun sequence contains the following coding sequences:
- the LOC127453193 gene encoding free fatty acid receptor 3-like, giving the protein MVWTESLRNLVLAVYGFTLITGLPANILAFYTFFQKVRQRSTPIDVLLLSLTISDLIFLFFLPFRMVEAANMQWTLPYFLCPLSGFIFYSTIYNSTFHLTAISVERYLGVAFPIKYKLKRNPRNAVIASGIFWVVSMAHCSIVYIMQYHNHSNPNITDPSKRNTCYEEFSPEQLKILLPVRMELFAVLFCAPFLICCFCYIKFIHILSNLPNINSKKRFRAIGMALGTLLVFIICFLPYNVSHVVGYVGNYSPDWRVYALLTSTFNACLDPFIFYFSSSALRGTFKNVLRELVRRLTLPCCRSALKCPLLNCVNTEERTQSSTDSVPFGH; this is encoded by the coding sequence ATGGTGTGGACAGAGAGCCTCCGTAACCTGGTGTTAGCGGTGTATGGATTCACTCTGATCactggcctcccagctaacatCCTGGCTTTCTACACCTTCTTCCAGAAAGTTCGCCAGCGGTCCACCCCAATAGATGTCCTGTTACTCAGTTTAACTATTTCGGACCTGATCTTCCTCTTCTTCCTGCCGTTTCGTATGGTGGAGGCAGCAAACATGCAATGGACACTGCCGTACTTCCTCTGCCCGCTGTCGGGTTTCATCTTCTACTCCACAATCTACAACAGCACTTTCCATCTGACAGCCATCAGCGTGGAACGCTACCTGGGTGTGGCCTTTCCCATAAAATACAAGCTAAAACGCAATCCCCGAAATGCAGTGATAGCCAGTGGTATATTCTGGGTGGTATCCATGGCGCACTGCAGTATCGTCTATATCATGCAATACCACAACCATTCCAACCCCAACATCACCGATCCATCCAAACGGAACACTTGTTATGAAGAATTCAGTCCCGAACAGCTCAAAATCCTCCTGCCGGTGCGCATGGAACTTTTTGCTGTGCTGTTCTGCGCACCTTTCCTCATCTGTTGCTTCTGCTACATCAAGTTCATCCACATCCTCTCCAATCTGCCCAACATAAACTCCAAGAAGCGGTTCAGGGCAATTGGGATGGCATTGGGCACGCTTCTGGTCTTCATTATCTGTTTCTTGCCCTACAATGTATCGCATGTTGTGGGATATGTAGGCAACTACAGCCCTGATTGGCGAGTGTATGCGCTGCTCACCAGCACGTTTAATGCATGTCTTGACCCATTCATATTCTACTTCTCTTCCTCAGCACTCAGAGGGACTTTCAAGAATGTCTTGCGAGAGCTGGTCAGGCGGCTGACCCTTCCCTGCTGTCGCTCTGCTCTCAAATGCCCCCTATTGAACTGTGTGAATACAGAGGAAAGAACTCAGAGTTCTACTGATAGCGTCCCCTTTGGCCATTAA
- the LOC127453196 gene encoding free fatty acid receptor 2-like encodes MTVWNGTTMQKCDFHLCLSVYIITFITGFPANILAFYTFSRKVWKKPTPIDILLLNLTISDLLFLIFLPFKMQEVANNMIWSITYDLCPLSGFVFYMTIYNSTFFLTAVSVERYLGVAFPIQHSLRRRPIYAVLASIFIWMFSVLHLSIVYIMPYYNPSGMAPVQRNICYDEFSDAQLEILLPVRLELCVVLFCVPFLICSFCYINFIRILLRLPNIGRRRRLRAIGLALGTLLVFALCFGPYNVSHVVGFVTKQSPRWRDKALLLSTFNACLDPLIFYFTSAAVRNALGTMARGIWSRCWCHWSFKKEPPETEKSSLPKPQETNAL; translated from the coding sequence ATGACTGTATGGAACGGCACAACCATGCAGAAGTGTGATTTTCACTTGTGTCTTTCTGTCTACATCATCACCTTCATCACCGGCTTCCCAGCCAACATCCTGGCCTTCTACACATTCAGCCGCAAGGTTTGGAAGAAGCCGACCCCCATCGACATCCTCCTCCTCAACCTCACCATCTCAGACCTGCTCTTCCTCATCTTCTTACCCTTTAAGATGCAAGAAGTGGCCAATAATATGATCTGGAGTATAACATACGACCTGTGTCCACTGTCTGGCTTTGTGTTCTACATGACTATCTACAACAGCACCTTCTTCCTGACTGCGGTAAGCGTGGAGCGCTACCTTGGAGTGGCCTTCCCCATCCAACACTCCTTGAGGAGAAGACCAATTTACGCCGTGCTGGCCAGCATCTTCATTTGGATGTTTTCGGTTCTCCACCTGAGCATCGTGTACATCATGCCCTACTACAACCCATCTGGAATGGCACCTGTACAACGGAACATCTGCTATGATGAATTCTCCGATGCTCAGCTTGAGATACTCCTACCTGTACGTCTGGAGCTATGTGTGGTTCTCTTCTGCGTTCCTTTTCTTATTTGCAGCTTCTGCTACATAAACTTCATTCGCATACTCTTGAGGCTGCCAAATATTGGCCGGCGGAGGAGGTTGAGGGCAATTGGTCTGGCTTTGGGCACACTTTTGGTGTTTGCACTTTGTTTTGGACCCTATAATGTCTCCCATGTGGTTGGCTTCGTTACCAAGCAAAGCCCAAGGTGGAGGGACAAAGCCCTGCTTCTCAGCACGTTCAATGCCTGCTTGGACCCGCTTATTTTTTACTTCACTTCAGCAGCGGTGAGGAATGCCCTGGGCACAATGGCAAGGGGCATTTGGAGCAGATGTTGGTGCCACTGGAGTTTTAAAAAGGAACCTCCTGAAACAGAGAAAAGCAGCCTTCCAAAACCACAAGAGACAAACGCCCTTTGA